In a genomic window of Amyelois transitella isolate CPQ chromosome 29, ilAmyTran1.1, whole genome shotgun sequence:
- the LOC106131075 gene encoding zinc finger protein OZF gives MEDKIKISAMKVCRVCLNESSNMISLFDKISGETTILEMMNFVTNIDVKMGIRWPRQVCGDCKTKILTANDIKKRCIESETILDQFLEVCDQVMGEIQETQESPVKVELFGPTEPFKKDPTYSDLPMLIEPVFTASDVKNDNIKVELTDFNMSNDSYDDHFDSEEKHEFISDSNHEPQSMTNQLDSTEDKTNKYNCSKCDMSFPTLKQRRSHQKTHKKDGEKLGNYECTYCFRKFLRKSSLSTHMNVHDAKDKIKFTCVTCKREFKHQAFLDNHIRSVHPKKGGFTCQHCGISFETQELLSNHEKTHKITKKHECKLCNKSFVMLSTLNDHIRTHTGEKPFLCSICGRGFSQNTNLAQHVRRHQGLKPFKCDECKRSFVSKGELDAHKRKHTGAHPFVCDECGNGFTTSSSLVKHRRIHTGEKPYACDLCPNKFTALSTLKNHRRTHTGEKPYQCSHCEKAFVQRNDLISHIRCHTGERPYVCSQCGQSFRKAAGLKTHVKMHSKDTVQRELLVQGVNILLMPENS, from the exons ATGgaggacaaaataaaaataagtgccATGAAAGTGTGTAGAGTGTGCCTAAATGAATCTAGTAACATGATATCACTGTTTGACAAAATCAGTGGAGAGACGACTATATTAGAAATGATGAATTTTGTCACAAATATCGACGTAAAAATGGGTATCCGCTGGCCAAGGCAGGTATGTGGTGATTGCAAAACTAAAATACTCACAGCTAACGATATAAAAAAGCGGTGTATTGAATCTGAAACAATATTGGACCAATTCTTAGAAGTCTGTGACCAAGTAATGGGCGAAATACAAGAAACTCAAGAAAGTCCggttaaagttgagcttttcGGCCCTACAGAGCCTTTTAAGAAAGACCCTACATATTCTGACCTCCCAATGTTAATAGAACCAGTTTTCACTGCCAGCGATGTAAAAAATGACAATATAAAAGTTGaattaactgattttaatatGTCCAATGATAGCTATGATGATCATTTTGACTCAGAAGAGAAACATGAATTTATCTCAGACTCCAATCATGAACCTCAATCAATGACAAACCAATTAGATAGTACAgaagataaaacaaataaatataactgttCAAAATGCGACATGAGTTTTCCCACATTAAAACAACGTAGAAGTCACCAGAAAACGCATAAAAAAGATGGAGAAAAGCTTGGCAATTACGAATGCACATACTGTTTCCGTAAGTTTTTGAGAAAGTCTTCGTTATCAACACATATGAATGTACACGATGCGAAAGACAAGATTAAATTCACTTGTGTTACTTGCAAACGAGAGTTTAAACATCAAGCATTTTTAGACAACCACATACGGTCCGTACATCCAAAAAAAGGAGGATTTACATGTCAACACTGCGGAATTAGTTTCGAAACACAAGAGCTGTTAAGCAACCATgaaaaaacacataaaattactaaaaagcACGAGTGCAAGTTGTGTAATAAGTCTTTCGTAATGTTGTCAACTTTAAATGATCATATAAGGACGCATACTGGTGAGAAACCATTTTTGTGTTCGATATGCGGAAGGGGTTTCAGTCAGAATACGAATTTGGCTCAGCATGTACGTAGACACCAAGGGCTGAAGCCGTTCAAATGTGATGAATGTAAACGCAG CTTCGTGTCGAAAGGCGAATTGGACGCTCACAAGCGAAAACACACAGGCGCCCATCCCTTCGTTTGCGACGAATGCGGCAACGGTTTCACCACGTCCAGCTCCCTAGTCAAACACCGTCGTATACACACGGGTGAGAAACCCTACGCCTGTGACTTGTGCCCGAACAAATTCACCGCTCTGAGCACACTGAAGAACCATAGAAGGACGCATACGGGTGAGAAACCTTACCAATGTTCGCATTGTGAGAAAGCTTTCGTGCAACGGAACGATTTGATTTCTCATATAAGATGCCACACTGGAGAGAGGCCTTATGTGTGCTCGCAGTGTGGACAGTCCTTTAGGAAGGCGGCCGGTTTGAAGACTCACGTTAAAATGCATAGTAAGGATACGGTGCAAAGGGAGTTGTTGGTACAGGgtgttaatattttgttgatgCCTGAGAATAGCTAG